AAGTTTAAAAGGTTCTGAATTAGCGGCACAACAAGGCTACTCACAGACACTTTGGCTAGATGGTAAGGAAAATAAATATGTTGAAGAAGTAGGAAGCATGAATATCTTCTTCAAAATTGATGGTAAAGTGATTACACCAGCATTAAACGGCAGTATTCTACCAGGGATTACACGCGACTCGATGATTCAAGTGTTAAAATCGAAAAACATCCCAGTAGAAGAGCGTGCGATTGCGTTTGAGGAAGTATTAACTGCAGCGAAAAACGGTACGCTTGAGGAAGTATTTGGCACAGGTACAGCAGCTGTTATTTCTCCTGTAGGTGAGCTGAAATGGTTAGATGAAATTATTGCTATCAATGATGGACAAATCGGGGAAGTAACGCAAATGCTATATGATACATTATTAGGTATTCAATATGGTACATTAGAAGATCCATTTGGTTGGACGATTAAGCTATAACATAAAAGTAACGCCACGAGCGCTAGTATTAGCTCGTGGCGTTATTCTTTATTTTTCCCTGCACTTCAATCAATTCATAAGGTGTGAATTTTCTAATAAAGTAACAAGCCCTTTGCTAATGAAATTTCACTTTTAGCACAGTCCTGTTGTTTCTTATTACTTCACTAATTCCTCAACTTGTGAAAATACTTCATGTGGAACAGAAGTGGATCGTTCCAAAGTATTTTTTCCGACATACGTTTCGATTAAATTCTTCACATCAATTCCAGATGATGCTTTTAACGTTTCTTGCAAACCAGCCATTAAATCTGTAGCGTAGCCCGTAACTTTGCCAGCACCGCCATTTGCGCCACTACCTGTATCAACGACTGTAATCTTATCAATATTTGATAATGGGCTTGCAATTTGTTTTGCGTATTCTGGTAACATTTTCACGATCATATCAAGGACAGCCGCTTGACCAAATTGCTCAAAGGCTTCTGCGATTTTTTGTTTTGCTTCGGCTTCGGCTAAACCACGAAGGCGAATAATTTCTGCATCAGCTGTACCTTGTGCGCGCTCAGCATCGGCTTTTGCTATACCATCTAAGCGAATGCGCTCTGCATCAGCTTGTGCTTGCATTTCAATACGGTATTTATCTGCGTCAGCTTGAGCCAATTGCTTCGATTTTTCGGCAATGGCACGTTGCTCAATCGCATAGCGCTCAGCATCGGCCTTTTTCTTAACTTCTGAATCATATTGACGTTCACGACGTAAAATTTCACGTTCTTCTAATTCAATTTGCTTTTGACGTTCGATGATTTGAATTTGCATTTCCTGTTCGGTTACTTCTTGCTTTGCACGAGCTGTTTCTAATTCATAAGCTTGGTCAGCACGGGCTTTTGCAATATCTTGCTCACGACGATATTCTGCTACTTTTAATTGATTATCTTTTTCTGCCTCGGCAATTTCAGTAGCACGGGCTAGTTCTGCTTTTTGAGCCTCTTGAGCTGCTTGCGCACGTTTAATACGTGTTTCCTTATCCGCTTCAGCTGTAGCGATATCCGCATCACGCTTCACTTGTGCAATACGCGGCTTTCCGAGAGACTCTAAGTAGCCATTTTTATCACGTACATCTTTAATCGTAAACGAAACGATGATTAAGCCCATTTTCGCTAAATCCTGAGAGGCGACACGTTGTACTTCTTGCGAGAATTTATCACGATTTTTATAAATTTCCTCAACGGTCATTGAGCCAAGGATTGAACGCAAATGCCCTTCTAATACTTCACGAGCCTCGCCTTCACGCTCGTGCTTATCTTTACCTAAAAATTGTTCAGCAGCTGTAGCAATTTCAGAAATGGACCCGCCGATTTTAATAATTGCTGTTCCATCTGCCATAACAGGTACGCCTTGCTCTGTATAAACTTCAGGAGTAGTTACTTCAAGTTTACTTGATAGTAAGCTTAAAGGTCTTGCTTGTTGGAAAACAGGGAATACAAATGTACCACCACCGCGGATAATTTTAATGCGATTGCCCGATTCATCGGTATGTACATTGTTATTTCCTAAATAGCTACCCGTAACAATAAGTGCTTCATCTGGACCTGCTGTGCGGTATTTCATAATATAGACCGCTACAATAGCAAGAATTAAGAATAAGACAACGCCAATGGCAATAAGTGTACCTAACATAAACATCCTCCTCGAATATTAAAATGTAAATTCTTCGTTTTCATAGATTGCTACAAAAGCTGTTCCTTCACGAACTTCAATGATTAAAACGTGGGTATTATAAGGAATTTCTAAATTGTGAAAACTAGCTGCTCGTTTTGAAATAATGCCATTTACCCCTTCAATCACAATTTCTCCAAAGCCGTCTAACGGAATAGGGACAATTACTCGAGCAACTTGGCTTTCAAGTGATTCATCAGTATAGGCTAATGAAACTTCGGCAGAGCGTAGTGGAACAAGTAAGAAAAAATAAAGTAGTGCGGTAAAAATGCTCGCGATAAAAAGTGCGATTACTAAAATGATAAAGCTTGTAAATGATGTGAAGTGTTCGAAAATGTATCCAGCTGCGGCTGTAAAAGTGATAAATGATAAAATAATTGCTGGATCGAAAATAGGGATTGTGTCTAAAGAAGTGTCTGCCACGTCAGCGAAAAATAAATACAAAACAGTACAGCAGCCGATGACGATTAAAATGGTTAAGTAAATCACTTCTAATGAGTACCCAAACATGTTACACCTCCTTTTATTTAATTAATATATACGGAGCGAAAAGGAAAAAGTTTCAGAAAAAACAAAATTTTAGAAAAAAGTAAAATCATTTCCGAATGAGGAAATGATTTTTTACTTGTGTTTGTATGGGGCTATTTTTTTGAATGTATGCCATCATTAGTTTTGGGACAAATTCGCTAGTTTCGTAAATAGGATTTTTATGAAACATAGCATAATCATGTGCACCAGTTGCTCGGTAGCTATTGATGACAACACTAAATATTTCGTTGTCTTGCATTTCATGTCCATTATATTCACATGAGACAACTCGCTGACCAACAGGATGACTTAAACAAATTTCATAATCCAAGCCTCCCCAAAGATCATAAACAAAAGGCTGTGGCTGTGGGTAATGGACATTCATACTAAAATCGATTTTGTCTTGCGTATTGATAGCGAATACACTGGCACTTAATTCGAGTGCTTCTCGAATTTCAGCACCCGTCATTTCAATTTTTACTAATCGATTTTGGCGCGGTAAATTATGTAACACATCTTTTCGAGTAATTTGCTTTTGGAATCCACCGTTTTGATGATACGGAAGCTCGATAACTGATAACTGTGCCATTGTATAGTGCATTTGCATGTCGTGCAGAAGCTGTACATAACCTGTTTGCATGGTGCGAGGTGTGAAAAAATCGCTGTATTGTAAATCGCATGCGCTCTCGCCAATCATTTCATTTTTCCACCTATCAAATGTAGCATCAGTAAATGAAGGTAATGATTCATCCACGTAAACTAATGTTGGTTCATGTGTAATATTGTCGCCCTCGATTGAGACATCGATTTGTGCAAAACATTTAGCATTGGCTCCAGGCTGAACGACAGAGATACCATTTATTTTTGTAGCAATTTCTAAATGCTGATGTCCAGTGATGAAAAGGTCAATACCATCAATTTCACGAAGCATGCGATAACCCTCATTTTCGCCTTCTAGCAAATCAATCAGATGACCGGTCTGTAAATCTCGTTCAAAGCCACCGTGGTAGCATAAAATAACGAAATCTACCTGTTCATTTGCGCGTACATGCTTAACGGTTCTTTGCGCAGCGTTAAATGCTTGTTCAAAATGTAATGATTTCGTTGCATTGCCCTCATCCCAAAAGGGTGTAAAATGTGTCACAACGCCAATAACCGCAACGCGTATTCCATGAATGTCTTTAATAACATAATCTTTAGCAAACCCATTAATATTGGCTGCAATCCAAGGGAAATTGCATGCACTACGCATTCTTTCAATTGCATTAAGAGGATAATTGAATTCGTGATTTCCGAATACAGCAACATCATATTGAAGTGCATTGGCCATGTTAATTTGTGGATGTTCACATCGCTGTATATTTTCATAAAAATAGCTTAAGTGACTCCCTTGCAAAAAATCGCCATTATCGATTAAAAGATCGGGTTGTCGGCTATTTATCATGGAGGCAAGCTGTGAAAAACGTTCGGTATGTCCGTGTATGTCACTTGTTGCGATAATTGAAAATTTCATGTACATACTTCCTTTGTGCTTCGTTGTTGCTATTATAGCGCGAATTATTGCGCAATAGTGATGAAAATGATTAAATGAAGATGAAGAGCAAATAATGAGGAGTGATTTTCATGATTACAGTAACAAACCGTATTAAAGTAAAAAAAGGATTTGCTACAATGATGGCACCAAAATTTGCACAGCCAGGGCCATTACAACAATTTAAGGGCTTTCAAAAAGTTGAAGTATTAATTGCTACTCAATTTGAAGAGTATGATGAGATGAGCGTTGTAATGTATTGGGATACAAAAGAGGATTTTGCTGTTTGGCGTGAAAGCGATACTTTTAAAGAATCACATAAACGTCCAGCTGGTGGGCAAGGCGAGTCACTGATGCTAGGCTCTGAAATTGTTATTGCTGAAGTAGCAGCTTCCATTTCAAAATAACGAGCAACAATTTTGTCTAAGAATAAAAATAGCCTGTCGATTTGTAAACGACAGGCTCCTTTTATAATGTTTGATACGATTCATTATTGAGAAAGTCTTGGTAGAAGAAACTTGCTTCGTCACAACATTTTTTGACGAGACGTTCAAATTCATTGGAAGAATTCAAATGCTGAATCAAAATTTTCACTAGTATCGCTTGATCTTTCATAAAGGGTTGTAATAATTCCTTACTTTGCAAATGCATTAAATAATAGTGACATTGCTGATTGCGTTTAATTAAGGGACGCTGGTTAGCGATTTTTAAGATTTTTATATACCAATTATTTATTTGCTTTGTTAGTAGGATTGATAAAATATAGATATGTTCTTTTGTAGTGTCTGGATGAGAGCGGAAATAATTAATATAGTAATCATTTTTCAAAGCATTAAACATTATATGGTTCGAAGAATAGTAGAGTATTTTATCGAAAGACTCGATAATATCTTCTTCTTCGCGATGTAATAGCACCCAAAAATTAAATGCAGAAATCCACATATCTTCCGTATTATAATAACTAGTATTATCAATCGGTATCGTCAATAAGGGATTCATTTTTTCAGCTAATTGCCGGAAATCTAAGACATACTGCTCATTGATAAAAAATAAACTGTGCTCAAGTGTGATCTGATTATACATAGATTTTCCACCTCTTTTAACTTGCTTCAGCAAATTCTTTTTGTACCATAAGCAAAAGGACGGGTACAGAAGTCTCCTTTTCAGCAAGGGGCCAAACCCAGGCTGAATGGAGGAACTCAGGCTAAGACGCCGCGTCGTGCGGCAACACCTGAGTGACCAACATCGTGTTGGCCCAAGCCTCTGGCAGATGTCACAGATTTTTTAGAGGAGTTTTTCGAGCCTGCTCGAAAAAATCTGGACGCAATTACGCAAAAGCGTAATTGATTATTGCTACTAGATTTGGTGTAGTTATGATCTATTGTTTAAACTTCCTATGAAATATCAATAAAACCAACAATTAGGTCTTATGATTGTACTTATTATCGCCAACTTTGGATAGATTTTCATCTAAAAAGCGATATATAGTTCAATTGAATAGTAGAAATCCTAAAATAGTATGATGTTGAGGGAACATTATTCCTCGAATATTCACATAAATGAATTTGAAATTACAAGGTAAAAGGTAGGGGAAACCGACTTATGATGAACATGGAGCAATACTTTTACGATGGTCAATTTTTAAAAAGCTATAAAGCAGCACTACAGGATCTAACAAATGAAAGTAGAAAACAGTATTTAGTAATATTCGAGAAGTATGAATACGCAAATTTCCCTCAGCCATCTGAACAGCTTCAACAGAGTATAGAACGTGCTAATGAAAGCTATGAGGAATTAGATGAGGTCGAACAAATACGTGCGATTCAAGATGAAGCACAATTTGCACAAGCTATTAAAGAACTTGAAAATGACGCACGTAC
This portion of the Solibacillus daqui genome encodes:
- a CDS encoding bifunctional metallophosphatase/5'-nucleotidase produces the protein MKFSIIATSDIHGHTERFSQLASMINSRQPDLLIDNGDFLQGSHLSYFYENIQRCEHPQINMANALQYDVAVFGNHEFNYPLNAIERMRSACNFPWIAANINGFAKDYVIKDIHGIRVAVIGVVTHFTPFWDEGNATKSLHFEQAFNAAQRTVKHVRANEQVDFVILCYHGGFERDLQTGHLIDLLEGENEGYRMLREIDGIDLFITGHQHLEIATKINGISVVQPGANAKCFAQIDVSIEGDNITHEPTLVYVDESLPSFTDATFDRWKNEMIGESACDLQYSDFFTPRTMQTGYVQLLHDMQMHYTMAQLSVIELPYHQNGGFQKQITRKDVLHNLPRQNRLVKIEMTGAEIREALELSASVFAINTQDKIDFSMNVHYPQPQPFVYDLWGGLDYEICLSHPVGQRVVSCEYNGHEMQDNEIFSVVINSYRATGAHDYAMFHKNPIYETSEFVPKLMMAYIQKNSPIQTQVKNHFLIRK
- a CDS encoding flotillin family protein; amino-acid sequence: MLGTLIAIGVVLFLILAIVAVYIMKYRTAGPDEALIVTGSYLGNNNVHTDESGNRIKIIRGGGTFVFPVFQQARPLSLLSSKLEVTTPEVYTEQGVPVMADGTAIIKIGGSISEIATAAEQFLGKDKHEREGEAREVLEGHLRSILGSMTVEEIYKNRDKFSQEVQRVASQDLAKMGLIIVSFTIKDVRDKNGYLESLGKPRIAQVKRDADIATAEADKETRIKRAQAAQEAQKAELARATEIAEAEKDNQLKVAEYRREQDIAKARADQAYELETARAKQEVTEQEMQIQIIERQKQIELEEREILRRERQYDSEVKKKADAERYAIEQRAIAEKSKQLAQADADKYRIEMQAQADAERIRLDGIAKADAERAQGTADAEIIRLRGLAEAEAKQKIAEAFEQFGQAAVLDMIVKMLPEYAKQIASPLSNIDKITVVDTGSGANGGAGKVTGYATDLMAGLQETLKASSGIDVKNLIETYVGKNTLERSTSVPHEVFSQVEELVK
- a CDS encoding heme oxygenase, translating into MITVTNRIKVKKGFATMMAPKFAQPGPLQQFKGFQKVEVLIATQFEEYDEMSVVMYWDTKEDFAVWRESDTFKESHKRPAGGQGESLMLGSEIVIAEVAASISK